CTCATGAAGGGGGAAACGTGGCGATTATCCAGGGCTTCAAGGAATCCTGTGCGTTGCTGTTTCCAAAGGGCGCGCTCCTGAGTAATCCGGATGGTCTGTTAGAGAAGCCGGGCGAGAACACGCAGAGCGCGCGTAGGATCGTCTTCACCAGCTTGAAGGAGCTCGTGAAGCTGAAGCCGGTGGTCAAGGCTCGGCTCCAGGAAGCGATCGAGGTCGAGAAGTCGGGGCTGGAAGTGGAGTTCAAGAAGGAGCCCGAGCCCATCCCTGCGGAGCTTGAAGCCAAGTTCAAGGCGCAGCCTGCCTTGAAGAAGGCCTTCCACGCGCTGACACCCGGACGACAGCGCGCCTACATCCTGCACTTTTCCTCGGCGAAGCAATCCGCCACCCGCGCCTCCCGGATCGAGAAGTGTGTCGAGAAGATCCTGGCGGGGAAGGGGATGATGGATTGAGAGGATGCGCTTTCTCCGGGCTCCGCTCCTAGGAGCCCGGATCTTTTCCGCTCATGGCTGAGTCACCTGAAGATCCACGAAGATTTTTGCCGAAGTGTTCCCAGCAATCGTCGCAGTGACGGTGGTGGTGCCGGGTGCCGGGGTATTCGGAGTGGCCACGAAGGTAACGGTCGTGCCGCCGAGGGTAGCACCGGAAACATTCCAGTTCTGCAAATCGGAGGACCACCGGTAGCGCGCGGTGAGATCGCTGGCCGGTGCACCGTTCTGCGTGTGCTGGAAGGTGAAGGTGCTGGCGGACTTGCCGATGTTCTGCAGGCCCTTGCTCGTCGTCGTCGGATCCGTGCCCAAGAAGTTCTCGAGGCCATTGGCAATGCCGTCCT
This portion of the Luteolibacter luteus genome encodes:
- a CDS encoding YdeI/OmpD-associated family protein, whose amino-acid sequence is MNPKVDAFLEKAAAWREEMTELRKLCLASGMEEEMKWGKPCYTHEGGNVAIIQGFKESCALLFPKGALLSNPDGLLEKPGENTQSARRIVFTSLKELVKLKPVVKARLQEAIEVEKSGLEVEFKKEPEPIPAELEAKFKAQPALKKAFHALTPGRQRAYILHFSSAKQSATRASRIEKCVEKILAGKGMMD